GCAAATATAGCGACTCGGCTTTATCCAATTCCTTCTGGGCATGATAGAGCAATGCCAGATTGTTGATCGTAATCGCCGTCACTGGATGCTCCGGTCCAAGGGTCTTTTCCCGAATCGCCAGCGCCCGGACAAACAGCGGTTCGGCACGGGTAAAATCACCTTTGTCTTTATACAATCCAGCCAGATTTTGGAGTGCCCTGGCCGTTTCGGGATGTTCCGGCCCAAGAATCTTTTCGTAGCTGGCCAGTGACCGCATATAAAGCGGTTCCGCACGCACATACTCGCCCTGCACGTGATACAGCAATGCCAGATTGCTCAATGATTGCGACGTATTGGGGTTCTCTGGGCCAAGCGCTTTTTCCCGAATATTGAGGGCACGCACAAAAAATGGTTCGGCTCGCGCATACTCTCCGCGAGCCTGGGACACCAACCCCAAAGCGTTGAGTGATTGGGCGGTATCCTCGTGCTCAGGTCCTGACATTTTCTCACGAATGGCCAGCGCCCGCAGGTTCAGCGTCTCAGAGCGGACCAAATCGGCCTTCAGGTATGAGACCCAGGCCAAATTATTGAGGACGGTGGCGACATCCTTGTGGTCCAGGCCGTGTGTTTTTTCCATGACGGCCAGAGCACGGGTAAAGAGCGGCTCGGCGCGGGCCAGATCTCCTTTTTCCTGATATACCCAGCCAAGATGAAGCAATGAAAACCCAGTATCTGGATGCTCCGGCCCCGGTGTTTTTTCCCGGATGGCAAGTGCTCGCACCAGCAGGGGTTCAGCAGCGGCAAAACTCCCTTTTCCGAGATGTACTCTGCCCAGTCCATCAAGGGCGGCGGCGGTGTCGGGATGTTCCGGACCAAGGTGTTTTTCCGCCAACAAGACCGCTTCTTCGGCTTTCGGTAAGGCATCGTTCAGGCGTCCGACCTTCAACAATTCGTCAACCTCAGCAGTGAGGCGGGTGATTTGCGTTTTTACCTGGGTTGGCTCGTCTTGAGTGTGCACCGCCGCGAAGACACCGGCTTCGATATGCCAGACAAACAGGCTCAACACGATGCAGAAGGCAACCATGGCTCGAAATATTTTCTGGAAGACCATAAGTGTTTATATCATTGGGGTTGGAGGATTTTGGGCTCAGGGTTGGGAAAAGGACCGATATTCGAAAATCTGGAACCCTGACAGAATGATACCAGTTTGTAGTCAGTAGTCAGTAGTCAGTAGTCAGTAGTTCATTAAGTCTATTTGATTGAATTACTTGACTATTTTCTAATGCGAGGGTTCCATTCCAAAATGGTATAACGTCATCTTCGTGGTGGTGAAATTCCATCCCTCCTGGTGTTGAAGTGAAAGCATCGTCCCTGGTGTGGCGACTGACTATCAAAATGCCAAAGCGGGAGTAAAAGCCGGTCACTTTGATCTTGACAGGGAAGTCGTTTGCAAGAGGCGCTGGAAGCATTGAGAAAGTACCTCGGCGGGGAGTGAACTCCTGCCCCAATCGGCAAACGGAGATGAGGAACGGAGGGACCCCGGCGCGGCTCTCCGAGAGGATCGGATCCAGCCTGACTTGTTCGTGTTCGGCCAGGATATCCTCAACCGTATAGTCGGTATAGGCACTGTCACGCCAGACCTCGCTCCCAGGTGGCAAATCCAGGGGCAGCAAATCCAGCCCATGGACATCATGCGGTCCACCAGGCAGAAACGCGACTTCGACTGGAATCCCATCAACCGTCGTCAACACCTGCACCCACACCCCATAAAAATATCGCCGCTTCGACGCATTGTAGCTTCGAAAGGCTTCGTCCCTCACCAGTCGACACCGTTTGATTCGGATATTGTCGCAGATTGCCACCGGAAATGAGTCCATCAGATATTCCATCCTCGAATTGGCTTGTTTCAATACCCACCCCAGTTGATGAAATACTTCCTCCAGCCATCCCGCCAACTCGTGCAGCCTTCGACACAGCCGAGATCGGCTCAGCATCTTCGGGATCAACCTCAGTTCCTTCAGCATCAACCGCGCTCGTTCCAGGTTGCCTCCATACATTCGGGCGGCGGCAAACGCACGGTCAACACTTCCGCATCAGTCATTGTCACTCGTGAATCTTCCTGATGCCCAATTCCCTTGAGAACATCATCTAAGTGGAGCAAGCAATGAATGGGTGATTCCCCACTATCTTGAGTCTGAGAAATGCAGAGTAGATAGAGAAATAGCGAAAATTCACTCACCAGGAGACCGAGCAAAGCCGTCCTGGAAAAACAGAGGGAACTTGAGCCGCAATTGATCAATCAAACTTCGCTACGGTTGACGAAGTTGAACTCCGTTATTTTAGGAATTTCTCGTGAGTCAGGCATGTTTCCGGCACTGATGATTTTGGTGGTTCTGGAACTCTCTTCTTGAAAATAAAAGGGTTATGCCCATTGCAAAAAATAAACGGGTGCTTTTTCCAAAGCACCAGCTACACCTGAATCAATAGATTACAAATGTGGTTCAACTGCCACCACAAAATCTGTTGAGCGCCAGCCCTTTCACTTTGGTCAGTTAAGTCGAATGAAGGGCAGGTGTATCTGGCATAAAAATTGCCTTTGAGTATGCAACGATCAGCCATATTCCTGAGCCGACTTATCTGGTGAGTTGTCCAAATACAGGTTATGAGCTTTACAGCGTGCCCCCTGTCGTTTCAATCAGAAGGGAGAAACTGTAATGAAAAACTTTTATTTGCGAGCACCTCGCTACATGGTGTGGCTGAGTGTGTTGAGTCTGGTAGTTGGAGTCAATTTTTTGAAGCAACCGCCAGTTGTTGAAAGTAACACACAGGCTATCATATCCAAACAATTAAGTGCGGCTGACAAGCCTTCTTCGGAAGTGGGACGGCAGCCCGACTGGACTGGTGGTATCCAGGGCCGCCAGGAGGAAAAGCAATCTCGTTTGACCGCCGCTCCCAATGTCCAGTACACAGTTCAAGGCGTGTCACTGGCGGCAGGGCAATTGGAAACGGGAAATGGAGGGAGTTCAATCGAGGTACACAACACCGTCAGTGATGATGGTCGGTATGTGGTGTTTACCAGCACGGCGACCAATCTGGCGGCGGGCCAGATAGATGCCAATGAAACCGATGATGTGTTTGTTTTTGACCGGGTCACACAGGCGGTGCAATTGGTGAGCCGGGCTGCCGGTATCACCACGGGTAATGGCTTTTCTTTTAGTCCAATGATCAGCGGCGATGGGCGGTGGATTGCATTTGAAAGCGTGGCGACCAACCTGGTGTTGGGTCAAACAGACACGAATGGGACTTTTGGCAACGATGTGTTTCTCTTTGACCGGGTTACGGAGACGATGCAATTAGTAAGCCGGGTTGCCGGCACCACCACTACCACAGGCAATAAGGGCACTTCGACCCATGTGATTAGTGCCGACGGGCAGTGGATTGCCTTTGGAAGTGAAGCAACCAACCTGGTGACGGGCCAAACGGACATGAATGGGAATCTTGATGTGTTTGTTTTTGACCGGATCGGGCAGACGGTGCAACTGGTGAGCCGGGCTACCGGCACCACCACCACCACAGGTAATAGTTACTCTTTCAATCCTGAGATCAGTGCCGACGGGCAGTGGATTGCCTTTGGAAGTGAAGCAACCAACCTGGTGACCGGCCAGATAGACACGAATGGAAGTAATGATGTGTTTGTTTTTGACCGGATCGGGCAGACGGTGCAACTGGTAAGCCGGGCTGCCGGCACCGCCACCACCACGAGCAACGGTTTCTCTCAAGAACCTGCGATCAGTGCCGACGGGCAGTGGATTGCCTTTATGAGCGAAGCAACCAACCTGGTGACCGGCCAGATAGACACGAATGGAAGTAATGATGTGTTCGCCTTTGATCGGGTTGGGGAAACGATCCAGGTGGTAAGCCGGGCGGCGGGTACCAGCCTCACCACGAGCAATGGCTATTCTTTCAATCCTGAGATCAGTGCTGATGGGCAGTGGATTGCAGTTCGTAGCTTTTCGACCGACCTCGTAATCGGCCAAACAGACACAAATTTCTGTGATGACGTGTTTGTCTTTGACCGGGTTGGAGGAACGATGCAACTGGTGAGTCGGGCTGCCGGTACGACTGCCACCACGGGTACCAGCTTCTCTGAAGAGCCTGAGATCAGTGCTAACGGGCGGTGGATTGCATTTCGCAGCATTTCGACCAATCTGGTGACCGGCCAAACGGACACCAATGAAAATCATGATGTGTTTCTCTTTGACCGGGTCACGGAAACAATGCAACTGGTGAGCCGGGCTGCTGGTGCGACCACGACAACTGGCAACGCTATCTCCAGGATGCCCTCCCTCAGTGCCGATGGAAAGTTTGTGGCGTTTCAATCAATGGCTTCAGATTTGATAGCTGGGGATTTGAATCTGACTGAGGATGTATTTTTATTTGGTGCCACTCCGATTACGGGTACTGTCACCGGAGGCGGAACAATTTGTATCGGGCAGTCGGCAACGGTTAAGGTAACAATTTCCGAGGGAGTCCCCCCGTACACAGTGACGCTCGACCATGGAGGTGGGACCAAAACTGGCAACAGCCCGCTGACGTTCACGGTGTCGCCACTCACAACCATAACCTATACGGTTCAATCGGGGACTGATGCCGATGGGTGCCTTCTTATCGGGAGTGGAAATGCCACTGTCACGGTGAACTCTTGTCCAAAAT
This Acidobacteriota bacterium DNA region includes the following protein-coding sequences:
- a CDS encoding PD40 domain-containing protein; this translates as MKNFYLRAPRYMVWLSVLSLVVGVNFLKQPPVVESNTQAIISKQLSAADKPSSEVGRQPDWTGGIQGRQEEKQSRLTAAPNVQYTVQGVSLAAGQLETGNGGSSIEVHNTVSDDGRYVVFTSTATNLAAGQIDANETDDVFVFDRVTQAVQLVSRAAGITTGNGFSFSPMISGDGRWIAFESVATNLVLGQTDTNGTFGNDVFLFDRVTETMQLVSRVAGTTTTTGNKGTSTHVISADGQWIAFGSEATNLVTGQTDMNGNLDVFVFDRIGQTVQLVSRATGTTTTTGNSYSFNPEISADGQWIAFGSEATNLVTGQIDTNGSNDVFVFDRIGQTVQLVSRAAGTATTTSNGFSQEPAISADGQWIAFMSEATNLVTGQIDTNGSNDVFAFDRVGETIQVVSRAAGTSLTTSNGYSFNPEISADGQWIAVRSFSTDLVIGQTDTNFCDDVFVFDRVGGTMQLVSRAAGTTATTGTSFSEEPEISANGRWIAFRSISTNLVTGQTDTNENHDVFLFDRVTETMQLVSRAAGATTTTGNAISRMPSLSADGKFVAFQSMASDLIAGDLNLTEDVFLFGATPITGTVTGGGTICIGQSATVKVTISEGVPPYTVTLDHGGGTKTGNSPLTFTVSPLTTITYTVQSGTDADGCLLIGSGNATVTVNSCPKLQILMVADTINNRVQRFDGNTWSVIGTGTVGSGNGQFNRPEAVAFDDAGRIYVADFGNSRIQWSTDSGTTWATFAASGFGLGQVRFPQGLALDINGNLYVSDTGNGRVLRFNNGVPGNAVVIVANGRGSGRIGLPHGLAIDSAFRLFVTDEGYNQILRITNAHTVMWSTSGTSIATKGTALNQVMKPQGIALDPNGTLYIADTGNSRMLRWTNANPNTSTALALTGSQLGQVNRPEGVTIKFFLTGPFAGNLLLVVSDTMNNRIQGRFVPTGQWKLVGVPNGLGTAIGSFRNPSKIQ
- a CDS encoding transposase; this translates as MLSRSRLCRRLHELAGWLEEVFHQLGWVLKQANSRMEYLMDSFPVAICDNIRIKRCRLVRDEAFRSYNASKRRYFYGVWVQVLTTVDGIPVEVAFLPGGPHDVHGLDLLPLDLPPGSEVWRDSAYTDYTVEDILAEHEQVRLDPILSESRAGVPPFLISVCRLGQEFTPRRGTFSMLPAPLANDFPVKIKVTGFYSRFGILIVSRHTRDDAFTSTPGGMEFHHHEDDVIPFWNGTLALENSQVIQSNRLNELLTTDY